From one Deinococcus aetherius genomic stretch:
- a CDS encoding saccharopine dehydrogenase family protein, whose protein sequence is MTVLLYGATGYTGRLIARTAAQRGLRPILGGRSEEKLGPLARELGLPHRAFGLDRPGDLRTALADVDVLLNVSGPFRQTAPPLVAAALETGTHYLDLAGEVPEFEALAARDGEARSAGVMLLPGVGFGVLPTDSLAVHLARRLPGATHLTLAFWAEGGVSRGTAETLLTDLPHGGVARRGGLLIPEMAGVRTKRVLFGKEERQTLSNPWRGDLSTAYLSTGIGNIETYAVVPPPVSGLMRASRFLAPLLAARPMQNLLLGQARRQPEGPSDAERAAGFTAVWGEVRDPGGRSARALLRGPEAYTFSALTAVAAVRAVLDGAAAPGFQTPAEVFGPDAVLGLPGVERHDV, encoded by the coding sequence ATGACCGTCCTGCTGTACGGCGCGACCGGGTACACCGGCCGCCTGATCGCCCGCACCGCCGCCCAGCGCGGACTGCGCCCTATCCTGGGGGGACGTAGCGAGGAGAAGCTCGGGCCGCTCGCCCGCGAACTCGGTCTCCCCCACCGCGCCTTCGGCCTCGACCGGCCCGGCGACCTGCGCACCGCGCTCGCGGACGTGGACGTGCTGCTCAACGTCAGCGGCCCCTTCCGCCAGACGGCCCCGCCGCTGGTCGCCGCCGCCCTGGAGACGGGCACCCACTACCTCGACCTTGCCGGGGAGGTGCCGGAGTTCGAGGCCCTGGCGGCGCGGGACGGGGAGGCACGCTCAGCCGGGGTGATGCTGCTGCCCGGCGTGGGCTTCGGGGTGCTGCCCACCGACAGCCTCGCCGTGCACCTCGCCCGCCGTCTTCCCGGGGCCACCCACCTCACCCTGGCGTTCTGGGCCGAGGGGGGCGTGTCGCGCGGCACGGCGGAAACGCTCCTGACCGACCTGCCGCACGGGGGAGTCGCCCGGCGAGGCGGGCTGCTGATCCCCGAGATGGCGGGGGTGAGAACCAAACGGGTCCTCTTTGGGAAGGAAGAAAGGCAGACCCTGAGCAACCCCTGGCGCGGTGACCTGAGCACGGCCTACCTCAGCACGGGCATAGGGAACATCGAGACGTACGCGGTCGTGCCACCCCCCGTCTCGGGGTTGATGCGTGCCAGCCGCTTTCTCGCGCCGCTGCTCGCCGCCCGGCCCATGCAGAACCTGCTGTTGGGTCAGGCCCGGCGGCAGCCGGAGGGACCCAGTGACGCCGAACGAGCTGCGGGCTTCACGGCGGTCTGGGGCGAGGTGCGGGACCCGGGCGGCCGCTCAGCCCGCGCTCTGCTGAGAGGACCCGAGGCGTATACCTTCAGCGCGCTGACGGCCGTTGCGGCGGTCCGGGCGGTGCTGGACGGTGCCGCCGCACCGGGCTTCCAGACCCCGGCTGAGGTGTTCGGCCCCGACGCCGTGCTGGGCCTGCCCGGGGTGGAGCGTCACGATGTCTGA
- a CDS encoding SBBP repeat-containing protein translates to MAGETNGSFAGFTNAGSYDPFLVKLRANGAPEWVRQLGSPGEDYGYAVGLDLRGNVYLAGDTPGRIDGGAGEDGGFFVARYGLGGEDRGVRQFGSANEFIEDAAVDPLGGVTVTGSTGGDLTGAGNAGAVDAFVSRLTW, encoded by the coding sequence GTGGCGGGTGAGACGAACGGCAGCTTCGCGGGCTTCACGAACGCCGGGTCGTACGACCCCTTCCTCGTCAAGCTGCGGGCGAACGGCGCGCCGGAGTGGGTCCGGCAGCTCGGGTCGCCGGGCGAGGACTACGGGTACGCCGTGGGTCTGGACCTGCGCGGCAACGTGTATCTCGCCGGTGACACGCCCGGCCGCATCGACGGTGGGGCGGGCGAGGACGGCGGCTTTTTCGTGGCCCGGTATGGTCTGGGCGGCGAGGACCGGGGGGTCCGGCAGTTCGGCAGCGCGAACGAGTTCATCGAGGATGCGGCCGTGGACCCGCTCGGCGGGGTGACCGTGACGGGCAGCACGGGCGGCGACCTCACTGGGGCGGGCAACGCGGGGGCCGTGGACGCCTTTGTCAGCCGCCTGACCTGGTGA
- a CDS encoding LexA family protein: MDALLGVREGDFFLLVRGDSMTGIGVMDGDYVLVRPASEVLHGEVAVVLVPGEGTATLKRVYLFGDEVTLFSENPNYARMTYPADQVVIQGRMIARLGMAAPRVSEGRD, from the coding sequence GTGGACGCCCTGCTCGGCGTGCGTGAGGGCGACTTCTTCCTGCTCGTTCGCGGCGATTCCATGACGGGAATCGGGGTGATGGACGGCGATTACGTCCTGGTGCGTCCAGCGTCGGAGGTGCTGCACGGCGAGGTGGCGGTCGTCCTTGTGCCGGGGGAGGGGACGGCCACCTTGAAGCGGGTGTATCTCTTCGGCGACGAGGTGACCCTGTTCAGCGAGAACCCAAACTACGCCCGCATGACTTACCCGGCGGATCAAGTGGTGATCCAGGGCCGGATGATCGCCCGCCTGGGGATGGCCGCCCCCCGCGTGAGCGAGGGGAGGGACTGA
- a CDS encoding IS6 family transposase: MPCGQKLPGYRFPLAVIGYAVWLYHRFTLSYRDVEELLLERGICVTRESILTWCIKFSDFFAQGLRQREPRRGSRWHLDEMHVDVGGVKHWLWRAVDERGAVLDVFLQQYRDTEAARSFFARLLGEYEVPEVIHTDKLWSYGAALRELPVLHTVEHVRVVSTARCNNLIEQSHRPTRQQERQQRGFRSRKRAQGFLDLHARISNLHHPARPTVPACYRRHHQQAAFKTWQEAVSQAA, encoded by the coding sequence GTGCCCTGCGGTCAGAAGCTCCCCGGCTATCGTTTTCCTCTCGCCGTGATCGGCTATGCCGTGTGGTTGTACCACCGCTTCACGCTCAGCTATCGGGATGTCGAAGAACTGCTGCTGGAACGAGGAATTTGCGTCACCCGTGAATCTATCCTGACGTGGTGCATCAAGTTCAGCGACTTCTTTGCCCAGGGACTGCGCCAGCGAGAACCCCGACGGGGTTCTCGCTGGCATCTCGACGAAATGCACGTGGACGTCGGCGGGGTCAAACACTGGCTGTGGCGAGCCGTCGATGAACGTGGAGCTGTGCTGGACGTCTTCCTTCAGCAATACCGGGATACCGAGGCCGCCCGCTCGTTCTTCGCTCGCCTGCTCGGTGAATACGAGGTTCCCGAGGTTATCCATACGGACAAGCTCTGGAGTTATGGTGCAGCGCTTCGGGAACTTCCCGTGCTCCACACCGTGGAGCACGTCCGGGTTGTGTCCACAGCCCGTTGCAATAATTTGATCGAACAGTCCCATCGACCGACACGTCAGCAGGAACGACAACAACGAGGATTCAGGTCACGAAAACGCGCTCAGGGCTTCCTCGACCTGCACGCCCGCATCAGCAACCTCCATCACCCAGCCCGCCCGACCGTTCCCGCTTGCTACCGTCGTCATCACCAACAAGCCGCCTTTAAGACGTGGCAAGAAGCCGTGTCGCAGGCGGCCTGA
- a CDS encoding NADPH-dependent F420 reductase — protein sequence MTFSYSRDPAKPARLAASAGVGARFGTPREAVEGAETVLLAVPWPSVDDVLRQAGPLIGQVLIDCTNPRVEEEVPELGGGLSGSEVIARKVPEARVVKAFNTVPWEVLRLVGRGPPGLAPDLLCGNDVEAKEEVAQLAGHLNFRPVDAGALVVARELEAFALLIAHLAYGREDGPDLTYRFGRYGGRP from the coding sequence GTGACCTTCAGCTACAGCCGGGACCCGGCCAAGCCCGCCCGGCTGGCCGCCTCGGCGGGTGTCGGTGCCCGCTTCGGCACCCCCCGGGAGGCGGTGGAGGGGGCAGAGACCGTGTTGCTGGCGGTGCCCTGGCCCTCCGTGGACGACGTGCTGCGCCAGGCAGGACCCTTGATCGGCCAGGTGCTGATCGACTGCACCAACCCACGGGTCGAGGAGGAGGTGCCGGAACTCGGCGGGGGGCTGTCGGGGTCGGAGGTCATCGCCCGCAAGGTTCCGGAAGCGCGGGTGGTGAAGGCCTTCAACACCGTGCCCTGGGAGGTGCTGCGGCTGGTCGGGCGTGGACCCCCCGGGCTGGCACCCGACCTGCTGTGCGGGAACGACGTTGAGGCGAAAGAGGAGGTGGCTCAGCTTGCGGGCCACCTGAACTTCAGGCCCGTGGACGCCGGGGCCCTCGTCGTCGCCCGCGAACTGGAGGCCTTCGCGCTTCTGATCGCGCACCTCGCCTACGGTCGGGAGGACGGGCCGGACCTCACCTACCGCTTCGGGCGGTACGGGGGCAGGCCGTGA
- a CDS encoding SDR family oxidoreductase — protein sequence MTRTQGQNMRGKTVLVTGASSGIGLATAQELARRGAAVLVHARDEARGQAAVAQIRRSSANPLVSLVLADLRSPAEVRRLARDVRAQVERLDVLINNAAIIPAKRELTPDGIEVQFAVNHLAPFMLTNELLPLLKASGAGRIVNVSSEAHRDGVVNLDDLENARQYDRPGFPVAGWQAYSNTKLMNVLFTYELARRLGGTGVTANALHPGVIGTGLTRTLPGPLRAVYGLVMPRPATGARTSVALASDPALGGRSGEYFNEKAQAVPSSDASHDEALARELWSRSEAYAR from the coding sequence ATGACGCGAACACAGGGACAGAACATGCGGGGCAAGACGGTGCTGGTGACCGGGGCCAGTTCCGGGATCGGCCTCGCCACGGCGCAGGAACTCGCCCGGCGGGGCGCGGCCGTCCTCGTCCACGCCCGCGACGAGGCGCGGGGGCAGGCGGCAGTGGCGCAGATTCGGCGGTCGAGTGCCAATCCCCTCGTGTCCCTGGTGCTCGCGGACCTGCGCTCCCCGGCCGAGGTGAGGCGGCTGGCGCGGGACGTGCGGGCTCAGGTGGAACGGCTCGACGTGCTGATCAACAACGCGGCGATCATCCCGGCGAAGCGGGAACTCACGCCGGATGGGATCGAGGTGCAGTTCGCCGTGAACCACCTCGCCCCCTTCATGCTCACGAACGAGCTGCTGCCCCTCCTGAAAGCCAGCGGCGCGGGCCGGATCGTGAACGTCTCCTCCGAGGCGCACCGGGACGGCGTGGTGAACCTGGACGACCTGGAGAACGCGCGGCAGTACGACCGTCCTGGCTTTCCCGTCGCGGGCTGGCAGGCCTACAGCAACACCAAGCTGATGAACGTGCTGTTCACCTACGAGCTGGCGCGGCGCCTGGGGGGCACAGGGGTCACGGCCAATGCCCTGCACCCCGGGGTGATCGGGACGGGGCTCACGCGGACGCTTCCCGGCCCTTTGCGGGCCGTGTACGGGCTGGTGATGCCCCGTCCCGCGACGGGGGCCCGCACGTCCGTCGCCCTCGCCTCCGACCCGGCGCTTGGGGGACGCTCCGGCGAGTATTTCAACGAGAAGGCGCAGGCAGTGCCCTCTTCCGACGCCTCCCACGACGAGGCCCTCGCGCGCGAACTGTGGAGCCGCAGCGAAGCCTACGCACGCTGA
- a CDS encoding NADPH-dependent F420 reductase, which yields MNIGIIGSGHIGGTLARLFSARGHAVLLANSRGPESLREMVAELGPGVRAVTPQEAAREAEVVVEAIPFGRLTELPREDLSGKILVTAANYYPERDGEIDLGGLSEAEYTARLLPGVRVVKAFNTIWFRHLAEQGDPGKPQSERRAIFVEADDPGAKAVVSHLIDELGFAPVDGGDLPGSTRFQPGSPLYNRDLTGREAREALATS from the coding sequence ATGAACATTGGCATTATAGGTTCGGGGCACATCGGCGGCACGCTCGCACGCCTCTTCTCCGCGCGGGGACATGCCGTCTTGCTCGCCAACTCGCGCGGGCCTGAGAGTCTGAGGGAGATGGTGGCGGAGCTTGGCCCAGGGGTTCGCGCCGTGACCCCGCAGGAGGCGGCCCGGGAGGCCGAGGTCGTGGTCGAGGCTATCCCCTTCGGACGCCTGACCGAGCTGCCCCGTGAGGACCTGTCCGGCAAGATCCTGGTCACGGCGGCAAACTACTACCCCGAGCGTGACGGCGAGATTGACCTTGGGGGGCTGTCCGAGGCCGAGTACACCGCCCGGCTGCTGCCCGGCGTTCGCGTGGTGAAAGCCTTCAACACCATCTGGTTTCGGCACCTGGCCGAGCAGGGCGACCCGGGCAAACCCCAGAGCGAGCGCCGGGCCATCTTCGTCGAGGCCGACGACCCCGGGGCGAAGGCGGTCGTCTCACACCTGATCGACGAGCTGGGGTTCGCGCCCGTGGACGGGGGCGACCTGCCGGGCAGCACTCGCTTTCAACCGGGCAGCCCCCTCTACAACCGCGACCTCACCGGGCGCGAGGCCAGGGAGGCTCTGGCTACCTCCTGA
- a CDS encoding Y-family DNA polymerase has protein sequence MAPGRTAPIACVHLSPWALTLLTRQHPGVPVAVLGETTRRVTQASPEALAAGVGMGMSEAAALSRCPDLHAEVVSSPTARATWAELLETLYARYSERVQGSAPGVAFLNVGDGAARDLAAALHAPVGLAASLEVALLAARRARPGEVRSVMGEAERAFLPLTPAHHLDILGLTPSHVEGLHFMGLRGLADLMKWSAGQRESYFGVDVGKRLNRFLRGERTLSVERYIPHWVIEARLGLDHPLTEPAQAEAVLADLAPGLLAELRGRTCAYLTVHGCGKLFG, from the coding sequence GTGGCGCCCGGACGCACGGCCCCCATCGCCTGCGTCCACCTGTCGCCCTGGGCGCTGACGCTGCTGACCCGGCAGCATCCCGGCGTGCCGGTGGCCGTGCTGGGGGAAACGACCAGGCGGGTCACGCAGGCGAGCCCGGAAGCCCTGGCCGCCGGTGTGGGGATGGGGATGAGCGAGGCGGCGGCCCTGTCTCGCTGCCCAGACCTGCACGCCGAGGTGGTGAGCAGCCCCACCGCCCGCGCGACGTGGGCGGAGCTGCTGGAGACGCTGTACGCCCGTTACAGCGAGCGGGTGCAGGGGAGCGCGCCCGGTGTGGCGTTCCTGAACGTGGGAGACGGGGCGGCGCGTGACCTTGCGGCGGCCCTGCACGCGCCCGTGGGCCTGGCCGCCAGCCTGGAGGTCGCCCTGCTCGCCGCCCGACGTGCCAGGCCAGGCGAGGTGCGCTCGGTGATGGGGGAGGCCGAACGTGCCTTCCTGCCCCTCACGCCCGCCCATCACCTGGACATCCTCGGCCTGACCCCCTCCCACGTGGAGGGGCTGCACTTTATGGGCCTCCGGGGCCTCGCCGACCTGATGAAGTGGAGCGCCGGGCAGCGGGAGAGCTACTTCGGGGTGGACGTGGGGAAGCGGTTGAATCGCTTCTTGCGCGGGGAACGCACGCTGAGCGTCGAGCGGTACATCCCCCACTGGGTGATCGAGGCGAGGCTGGGCCTCGATCACCCGCTCACCGAGCCCGCCCAGGCCGAGGCCGTCCTGGCGGACCTGGCGCCTGGTCTCCTCGCGGAGTTGCGGGGCCGAACCTGCGCGTACCTGACCGTGCACGGTTGTGGCAAGTTGTTCGGGTAG
- a CDS encoding SDR family NAD(P)-dependent oxidoreductase produces MTQTPTPRPLALVTGASGGIGEEIARELAARGFDLVLVARTLSKLESLGEVLRVQHGVTAHSIALDLSDPAAPAHLEAEVQRRGLVVDVLVNNAGFASYGEFWQLDLDHEMRMLQVNVTTLVELTRRLLPGMVERGRGRVLNVASTAAFMPGPLMAVYYATKAFVLSFSEAIAEELRGTGVTVTTLAPGPTESGFQARAGMEDSKLVKGRAIMDSATVARLGVDALLRGQRVIIPGRANQLQALSPRFLPRALVPGIVKSAQAHSH; encoded by the coding sequence ATGACCCAGACTCCCACCCCCCGCCCGCTCGCCCTCGTCACCGGCGCGTCCGGCGGCATCGGCGAGGAGATCGCCCGCGAACTCGCCGCTCGCGGCTTTGATCTCGTGCTCGTCGCGCGAACCCTGTCCAAGCTCGAATCCCTGGGCGAAGTCCTGCGGGTCCAGCACGGCGTCACCGCCCACTCCATCGCCCTCGACCTCAGCGACCCTGCCGCCCCGGCTCACCTGGAGGCCGAGGTGCAGCGGCGCGGCCTCGTGGTGGACGTGCTCGTGAACAACGCGGGCTTTGCGAGCTACGGCGAGTTCTGGCAGCTCGACCTGGACCACGAGATGAGGATGCTTCAGGTCAACGTCACCACCCTCGTCGAACTCACCCGCCGCCTGCTGCCCGGCATGGTGGAGCGCGGGCGCGGGCGGGTGCTGAACGTGGCCTCGACCGCCGCCTTCATGCCCGGCCCGCTGATGGCGGTGTACTACGCGACCAAGGCCTTCGTGCTGAGCTTTTCCGAGGCCATCGCCGAGGAGTTGCGCGGCACCGGCGTGACCGTCACGACCCTGGCGCCAGGGCCCACCGAGTCTGGCTTTCAGGCCCGGGCGGGGATGGAGGACTCCAAGCTCGTGAAAGGCCGGGCCATCATGGACTCCGCGACCGTGGCGAGGCTCGGGGTGGACGCCCTGCTGCGCGGGCAGCGCGTGATCATTCCGGGGCGGGCCAACCAGCTTCAGGCGCTCTCGCCGCGCTTCCTGCCGCGTGCCCTGGTGCCGGGCATCGTCAAAAGCGCCCAGGCCCACTCGCACTGA
- a CDS encoding Uma2 family endonuclease has protein sequence MSAPSLKPMSVEEYLRTEEASPVKREYVGGFVYPLHGLTRAQAGTTAGHAQICGNILAALHAPARAVGCRVYVADMKLRAEQTNAFYYPDVMAVCPPHLPDVGATVVTAPCLLVEVTSRSTAQNDRLAKYAAYTALPSLQTYLIVEQAERRVYAYHRSGETWKLQELASSGTLDLPCLGHRLSLDDIYADVPV, from the coding sequence ATGAGCGCCCCGAGCCTGAAGCCCATGAGTGTGGAGGAGTACCTCCGAACCGAGGAGGCCAGTCCGGTCAAGCGGGAGTACGTGGGCGGGTTCGTCTACCCCCTCCACGGGCTGACCCGCGCGCAGGCCGGAACGACCGCCGGGCACGCCCAAATCTGCGGCAACATCCTGGCCGCGCTGCACGCCCCCGCTCGCGCGGTGGGGTGCCGGGTGTACGTGGCCGATATGAAGCTCCGCGCTGAACAGACCAACGCTTTCTATTACCCAGACGTGATGGCCGTCTGTCCCCCCCACCTGCCGGACGTGGGCGCCACGGTCGTCACCGCCCCCTGCCTGCTCGTCGAGGTCACGTCGCGCAGCACCGCGCAAAATGACCGCCTCGCCAAATACGCCGCCTACACGGCCCTGCCCAGCCTCCAGACCTACCTGATCGTCGAGCAGGCCGAGCGGCGGGTGTACGCCTACCACCGCAGCGGCGAGACCTGGAAGCTGCAAGAACTCGCCAGCAGCGGCACCCTGGACCTTCCCTGCCTGGGCCACCGCCTGAGCCTGGACGACATCTATGCCGATGTCCCCGTCTGA
- a CDS encoding winged helix-turn-helix transcriptional regulator: METTLPLYEPDVLNVNCRSRLAFDVVSDKWTPLVVYALRRGGRRYNQLRRDVGGVSAKMLSQSLRRLEADGLVERRVTPAVPPEVEYRLTPLGSTLLTPISVLVAWAEDHYLDVERHRAAGGATRP, encoded by the coding sequence ATGGAAACTACGTTACCGCTGTACGAGCCTGATGTGCTCAACGTGAACTGCCGCTCGCGCCTTGCGTTCGACGTGGTGAGTGATAAGTGGACGCCCCTGGTGGTGTACGCCCTGCGGCGAGGCGGGCGCCGTTACAACCAGTTGCGCCGTGACGTCGGGGGCGTCTCCGCCAAGATGCTCAGTCAGAGTTTGCGGCGTTTGGAGGCCGACGGCCTGGTGGAACGTCGGGTGACGCCCGCTGTGCCGCCCGAGGTGGAATACCGCCTTACCCCGCTCGGCTCGACGCTGCTCACGCCGATCAGTGTGCTGGTGGCGTGGGCTGAGGACCATTACCTGGACGTCGAGCGCCACCGTGCGGCGGGTGGAGCGACGCGGCCCTGA
- a CDS encoding SRPBCC family protein, which translates to MSEPTRMVWPPGFDPRHAPVHTVNELFIPAPPGAVWAPLIHAALWPTWYANSRNVRLEGEGELLGPETRFRWTTFGVPVRTVVEEFGPPHRLAWRGEGLGARGYHAWTLLPVAGGTRVVTEEVQFGLVPRLGRGLLRAALLREHQRWLKGLSRLACAAERVKGARRSGKPLG; encoded by the coding sequence ATGTCTGAGCCCACCCGGATGGTCTGGCCGCCCGGCTTCGATCCACGCCACGCCCCCGTCCACACGGTGAACGAGCTGTTCATCCCCGCGCCGCCCGGGGCGGTCTGGGCGCCGCTGATTCACGCCGCCTTGTGGCCGACCTGGTACGCCAACAGCCGGAACGTGCGGCTTGAAGGCGAGGGAGAACTCCTGGGGCCGGAGACGCGCTTTCGCTGGACCACCTTCGGGGTGCCGGTGCGGACGGTCGTGGAGGAGTTTGGGCCACCCCACCGGCTCGCGTGGCGGGGTGAGGGGCTGGGGGCCCGGGGGTACCACGCCTGGACACTGCTCCCGGTGGCGGGCGGAACGCGGGTCGTCACCGAGGAGGTCCAGTTCGGGCTGGTGCCGCGCCTGGGCCGGGGCCTCCTGCGCGCGGCCCTGCTGCGTGAGCACCAACGCTGGCTCAAGGGCCTGTCCCGGCTGGCCTGCGCCGCCGAGCGGGTGAAGGGAGCGAGGCGGTCCGGAAAGCCCCTGGGCTGA
- a CDS encoding TetR/AcrR family transcriptional regulator, with the protein MVTKGKGERARREEDKLARREALLDSALRLWDEQSYTDLTMADIARGAGLAKSSVYLYFQTKEEVFLAALERLLGGWFGDVNTALDEARTTGPAEVAALLVQSLDSREHMIRLLAILNGVLEQNIPAEVGVGFKARLMDHLIRTGARLERCLPGLPPGHGTRVLLHLNALVVGLQQVTAETPALRAAAGDPALAGLVLDFRAELEAALTALLHGSLREE; encoded by the coding sequence GTGGTCACGAAAGGGAAGGGGGAACGCGCCCGGCGCGAGGAGGACAAGCTGGCCCGCCGCGAGGCCCTGCTGGACAGTGCGCTGCGGCTGTGGGACGAGCAGAGCTACACCGACCTCACCATGGCCGACATCGCGCGCGGGGCGGGGCTCGCCAAGAGCAGCGTCTACCTGTACTTCCAGACCAAGGAGGAGGTCTTTCTCGCCGCGCTCGAACGGTTGCTGGGCGGGTGGTTCGGTGACGTGAACACGGCGCTCGACGAAGCCCGCACCACGGGCCCAGCCGAGGTCGCCGCACTGCTCGTCCAGTCGCTGGACAGTCGGGAGCACATGATCCGGCTGCTGGCGATCCTGAACGGCGTCCTGGAGCAGAACATCCCGGCAGAGGTCGGCGTGGGGTTCAAGGCCCGCCTGATGGACCACCTCATCCGCACGGGCGCCCGGCTCGAACGGTGCCTCCCCGGCCTGCCCCCGGGGCACGGCACGCGGGTCCTGCTGCATCTGAACGCCTTGGTCGTCGGGCTGCAACAGGTCACCGCCGAAACCCCTGCTCTGCGCGCGGCTGCGGGGGACCCGGCGCTCGCGGGCCTCGTCCTCGACTTCCGCGCCGAGCTGGAAGCCGCCCTCACCGCACTGCTGCACGGCTCGCTCCGGGAGGAGTGA
- a CDS encoding cysteine hydrolase: MTHQDPPVLDHAALVLIEFQREWLDATGGMQPYIQDRVQFDAAVSHAVRVLQAARDAHLPVIHVGYDFEAGHPELGRVRYGLREILRTSGLFSGEGSQFAPDFAPRAGEFVARGRIGVSAFAGSNLDGFLRNNRIERLYLSGFALQTCVESTLRDAHDRGYEAVVVEDATAAFTPEQREYVLDRVVPIFGARVSAAALVAALKQASRPV; encoded by the coding sequence ATGACCCATCAGGACCCCCCCGTGCTCGACCACGCCGCCCTCGTCCTCATCGAGTTTCAGCGCGAATGGCTTGACGCCACGGGCGGCATGCAACCCTACATTCAGGACCGCGTCCAGTTCGATGCCGCGGTGTCCCACGCCGTGCGCGTTCTGCAAGCGGCGCGCGACGCGCACCTCCCGGTGATCCACGTCGGGTACGACTTCGAGGCGGGGCATCCGGAACTCGGGCGGGTGCGGTACGGCCTGCGCGAGATCTTGAGGACGAGTGGACTGTTCTCGGGTGAGGGCAGCCAGTTCGCGCCGGACTTCGCGCCGCGCGCAGGCGAATTTGTGGCGCGCGGCCGGATCGGTGTGAGTGCGTTCGCGGGCAGCAACCTTGACGGCTTCCTCCGCAACAACCGCATTGAACGCCTCTACCTCTCGGGCTTCGCGCTCCAGACGTGCGTGGAGTCGACGCTGCGCGACGCGCACGACCGGGGGTACGAGGCCGTGGTCGTGGAGGACGCCACGGCGGCCTTCACCCCGGAGCAGCGGGAATACGTGCTGGACCGGGTCGTGCCCATTTTCGGGGCACGGGTGTCGGCCGCGGCGCTCGTCGCGGCGTTGAAGCAGGCTTCGCGCCCCGTTTAA
- a CDS encoding SDR family oxidoreductase, producing MTEPRVALVTGGNRGIGLEVCHQLAEQGLRVILTARNPADGERAAEPLRRVGGLITVMPLDVSDEASASELNAQVRREFGRVDILVNNAAVLLHEGDDALTIPVAAYHESLETNFLGPLRLCQAFVPGMRDRGYGRVVNVSSGAGQLSGMGGYAPAYSASKAALNALTRLVAHAGGRRVLVNSADPGWVRTDMGGSSAPRSVEQGADTIVWLATLPDGGPTGGFFHDRRPIAW from the coding sequence ATGACTGAACCGAGAGTCGCCCTGGTGACCGGGGGAAACCGGGGGATTGGCCTGGAGGTGTGCCACCAGCTCGCTGAACAGGGCCTGCGAGTGATTCTGACCGCCAGGAACCCGGCGGACGGGGAGCGGGCCGCTGAGCCCCTGCGGCGTGTGGGCGGGCTGATCACGGTGATGCCCCTCGACGTGAGTGACGAGGCCTCCGCGAGCGAACTGAACGCGCAGGTGCGGCGCGAGTTCGGCCGGGTGGACATCCTCGTGAATAACGCCGCCGTGTTGCTGCACGAAGGGGACGACGCCCTCACCATTCCGGTGGCCGCGTACCACGAGAGTCTGGAGACGAATTTCCTGGGTCCGCTGAGGCTGTGTCAGGCGTTCGTGCCGGGAATGCGCGACCGGGGGTACGGGCGGGTGGTGAACGTGTCTAGCGGGGCCGGGCAGCTCTCGGGTATGGGAGGGTACGCGCCTGCGTACTCGGCGAGCAAGGCCGCCCTGAATGCCCTGACCCGTCTCGTCGCGCACGCGGGTGGCCGGAGGGTGCTGGTGAACAGTGCCGATCCCGGCTGGGTACGCACGGACATGGGCGGTTCCTCGGCACCCAGAAGTGTCGAGCAGGGGGCGGACACCATCGTCTGGCTGGCGACCCTGCCCGACGGCGGGCCGACGGGCGGCTTCTTCCACGACCGTCGGCCCATCGCGTGGTGA